One part of the Moorena sp. SIOASIH genome encodes these proteins:
- a CDS encoding type I polyketide synthase yields MEPTTNKEQLSLSKQMFLALKQAETKLEMMERSRSEAIAIIGIGCRFPGNANTPESFWELLSNGKDSVREIPLERWDIDSYYDPNPDTPGKMYIRHAALVDQVDRFDPQFFGISGREAHSLDPQQRFILEVTWEALERAGINPQQLKNTQTGVFLGIGQNDYANLGLSQVENISPYDATGNGFCFAAGRLSYFLGLQGPSIAIDTACSSSLVAIHEACQSLRQGESNLALAGGVQLILSPQVTTALSKLKALSPDGKCKTFDAAADGYGRGEGCGIVVLKRLSDAVKNGDNIQAVIRGSAVNHDGPSSGLTVPNKLAQEKLIQQALKAAKVEPDRVSYVEAHGTGTSLGDPMEVRALASVFEQGRDRENPLHIASVKTNIGHLEAAAGIAGVIKVVLQLQHQKIAPHLHFANPNPYIDWENIPLKVPTQLTPWLSSGGKRVAGVSSFAISGTNAHIVLEEAPAEFRIQNSEFRIQDIAERPIHILALSAKTEKALEDLVSIYQNNLEISPDLALADVCYTANTGRGHFNHRLGVIASEQKELIEKLLDWKTKKEVVGLFSGQPDGCSQSPKIAFLFTGQGSQYVNMGRQLYEQAPTFRQALDRCDQILQPYLEVPLLEAIYPKDAQKSSSSLLDQTAYTQPALFAIEYALAKLWESWGIKPNVVMGHSVGEYVAACVAEVFSLEDGLKLIAMRGRLMQQLPSGGEMVSLLASESQVREAIGDYSSQVTIAAINGPESIVISGESEAIATICSKLEAKGVKTKHLQVSHAFHSPLMEPMLAEFEAVAQEVTYSQSRIPVISNVTGQKVSSEMTTAKYWVNHVRQPVKFAQSMKTLDEEGYKVFLEVGPKAILLGMGRQCLPEDVGVWLPSLRPGVEEWQQMLSSLGQLYVKGSQVDWSGFDRDYTNQKVILPTYPFQREKYWIETANTQGISTTKLHPLINRKFQSPLSKDIFFESEFSTDALPFLADHRIYEKVVVPGASHISLLLASASLTFSTTGCQLEDILFPQALAIPEQGVRNVQVALTPQDSSYSFQVISFDSSESNSWAVHATGKIYPTNVERFLGHASQTQQSLETIEEIQSRCTKKIESTEIYQNIWDRQVQLRESFRWIDQVWLGEGEILCQMKVPETVLDALKYQIHPALIDSCFQSVAALNLSLSDDQNETFVPFSIEKFTFYQRPENGSLWCYTRGLKDGASEEKLLKAEIQLFDQTGKLVAQVNGFEGRKANPETLLKSLDSDLSDWFYEINWEAQPLTKTANENGSGKWLVFALTDELVDSVGKYLEERGQNYIWVSPGSEYQQLDAQHYQINPTVAEQFPKLLQDNSDIKGILHLWGIINEVEDLQTAQQLGCATALHLVQALVQAGLTNVTPMWLVTQGTQSILDEAEVVQPQQGTLWGLGRVISLEHPELRCGRIDLDPKTNVSEMLPSLVNEVFYKNNEDQIAIRQGVRYVARLVRQQKPKSSLEEKLGLENQPLELKLSEYGLIDNLKWQVMQRRPPQGNEVEIQVKAVGLNFRDVLNSLGLLKEYYAQVLGITDVAQLNLGLECVGVIASVGDNVSQWQVGDEVMALVHNGFSSFVTTPAELVMAKPKNLSFTEAATLPLTFATAYYGLQHLAKIQPGERVLIHAAAGGVGQAAVQIALQTGAEVFATASPPKWEFLKSMGIKHIMNSRTLEFADEIMSLTQGKGVDIVLNSLNGDFIDKSFAVLATQGRFVEIGKIGIWEQQQVMQKRPDADYFPFDIGERIQQQPGLIAKISEELNQQCQQGKLKALSYKVFPSTEIKAAFRYMQQGKHIGKVVVSMPETGDEQKSIKPEASYLITGGLGALGLEVAQWMVSEGAKYIVLTGRRSPNETAQKIIEELEAAGASVSVLLGDISTQESVIKILEGISASLPPLKGVIHAAGVLDDGVLQKMSWDRFTKVMAPKVSGTWYLHQLTQDLPLDFFVCFSSMASMLGNYGQGNYAAANGLMDAIAHYRRGQGLPGLSINWGAWATAGMAARLAREHQNRMQSSGVVAIEPESGMQALGSLLSGSQSQVGVFPVNWSEFFRQMPGLAKLPFLEAFTTKSVEQSQSGRILEQLNLASDREQEKLLTSYLQSKIAHIMGMTVSQIELEKSLIMMGLDSLMAVELRNQIQIELRVDIPATIFMEGITIIALANEIKQQLIIKTDKNKIIEPDNVKDTNWIEVEL; encoded by the coding sequence ATGGAACCGACTACCAACAAAGAGCAACTATCATTATCCAAACAGATGTTTCTGGCGCTAAAGCAAGCAGAAACTAAATTGGAAATGATGGAGCGTTCAAGAAGTGAAGCGATCGCCATCATTGGCATAGGCTGTCGATTTCCTGGAAATGCCAACACACCAGAAAGTTTCTGGGAATTGTTATCTAATGGTAAAGACTCTGTTAGAGAGATTCCACTAGAACGTTGGGATATAGATTCTTACTACGACCCCAACCCTGATACTCCAGGGAAAATGTATATCCGGCACGCAGCATTAGTTGATCAGGTAGATCGGTTCGATCCGCAATTTTTTGGTATCTCTGGCCGAGAAGCCCATAGCCTTGACCCACAGCAACGTTTTATTTTGGAAGTAACTTGGGAAGCTTTAGAAAGAGCTGGTATTAATCCCCAGCAATTAAAAAACACTCAGACAGGAGTGTTTCTGGGTATCGGTCAAAATGATTATGCTAATTTGGGTTTGAGCCAAGTCGAAAATATTAGCCCTTATGATGCTACAGGAAATGGGTTCTGTTTTGCAGCAGGTAGGTTATCTTACTTTTTAGGATTGCAAGGCCCATCAATAGCAATAGATACAGCTTGTTCATCATCTCTGGTAGCTATACATGAAGCTTGTCAGAGTCTGCGTCAGGGTGAGTCTAATCTAGCTTTAGCTGGGGGAGTCCAACTAATTCTCTCTCCTCAAGTGACAACTGCACTATCAAAATTAAAGGCTCTATCACCTGATGGCAAGTGTAAAACTTTTGATGCTGCTGCTGATGGTTATGGTAGGGGAGAGGGATGTGGCATTGTGGTACTTAAGCGTTTGTCGGATGCGGTCAAAAATGGGGACAATATCCAGGCAGTAATTCGTGGTTCCGCTGTTAATCATGATGGGCCGAGTAGCGGACTGACAGTACCTAATAAACTAGCTCAGGAAAAACTTATTCAGCAAGCTCTCAAAGCAGCAAAAGTAGAACCCGATCGAGTGAGTTATGTGGAAGCTCATGGTACTGGAACTTCCCTCGGAGATCCTATGGAAGTGAGAGCTTTAGCTAGCGTGTTTGAGCAGGGACGCGATCGGGAAAATCCATTGCATATCGCTTCAGTTAAAACTAATATTGGTCATCTAGAAGCAGCAGCAGGAATTGCAGGTGTTATTAAGGTGGTTTTACAACTGCAACATCAAAAAATAGCCCCTCATCTGCATTTTGCTAATCCTAACCCCTATATTGATTGGGAGAATATACCTTTAAAAGTACCTACTCAACTCACACCTTGGCTGTCATCAGGCGGGAAAAGAGTAGCAGGAGTAAGCTCTTTTGCTATTAGTGGCACCAATGCTCATATTGTTTTAGAAGAAGCTCCTGCAGAATTCAGAATTCAGAATTCAGAATTCAGAATTCAGGATATTGCTGAACGTCCGATTCATATATTAGCTCTGTCGGCAAAAACAGAAAAAGCTTTAGAAGATTTAGTCAGTATTTATCAAAATAATTTAGAAATTTCTCCAGATTTGGCACTAGCAGATGTATGTTATACAGCTAATACAGGCAGAGGACATTTTAATCATCGACTAGGGGTTATTGCTTCTGAGCAAAAGGAATTAATAGAAAAACTGCTTGACTGGAAAACTAAGAAAGAAGTAGTTGGACTATTTTCTGGACAACCAGATGGCTGCAGCCAAAGTCCGAAAATAGCTTTCCTATTCACAGGTCAAGGTTCCCAGTATGTGAATATGGGAAGGCAACTGTATGAACAAGCACCGACTTTCCGTCAAGCTTTAGATCGATGCGACCAAATTTTACAACCCTATCTAGAAGTACCTCTATTAGAAGCTATATACCCTAAAGATGCACAAAAGTCAAGTTCTTCTTTGCTAGACCAAACAGCTTATACCCAACCTGCTTTGTTTGCTATAGAATACGCCCTAGCTAAGTTATGGGAATCTTGGGGGATTAAACCCAATGTGGTGATGGGTCATAGTGTGGGAGAATATGTAGCAGCTTGTGTGGCAGAGGTTTTTAGTCTGGAGGACGGTCTGAAATTAATCGCCATGCGGGGCAGGTTGATGCAACAGTTACCCTCTGGTGGTGAAATGGTGTCTTTGTTAGCATCAGAATCTCAAGTCAGAGAAGCCATAGGAGATTATAGTTCGCAAGTGACAATAGCAGCGATTAATGGACCAGAAAGTATCGTGATTTCTGGTGAAAGTGAAGCGATCGCAACCATTTGCAGTAAGTTAGAAGCAAAGGGAGTTAAGACCAAACATTTACAGGTGTCCCATGCTTTTCATTCCCCGTTAATGGAGCCAATGTTGGCAGAGTTTGAAGCAGTAGCTCAGGAAGTCACATATAGTCAGTCTAGGATACCAGTTATTTCTAATGTTACTGGTCAAAAGGTGAGTTCAGAAATGACTACCGCTAAATATTGGGTAAATCATGTCCGACAACCAGTGAAGTTTGCCCAGAGTATGAAAACTCTGGATGAGGAAGGTTATAAGGTATTCTTGGAAGTGGGACCAAAAGCAATATTACTGGGGATGGGACGTCAATGTTTACCAGAAGATGTGGGAGTATGGTTACCATCTTTACGTCCAGGAGTAGAAGAATGGCAACAAATGCTCTCAAGTTTAGGACAGTTGTATGTAAAAGGATCCCAAGTAGATTGGTCAGGGTTTGACCGAGATTATACTAATCAGAAAGTAATCTTGCCAACTTATCCATTTCAGCGGGAAAAGTATTGGATTGAAACAGCTAATACTCAAGGTATCTCTACAACAAAACTTCATCCTCTGATTAATCGCAAGTTTCAATCTCCTTTATCAAAAGATATCTTTTTTGAATCTGAGTTTAGCACCGACGCCCTACCATTTTTAGCAGACCACCGTATATATGAAAAAGTTGTAGTGCCTGGTGCAAGTCACATTTCTCTATTGTTAGCAAGCGCCTCTCTAACATTTTCTACAACCGGATGTCAACTGGAGGACATTCTGTTTCCCCAAGCCTTAGCAATACCAGAACAGGGGGTACGGAACGTTCAGGTAGCTTTAACTCCACAGGATAGCTCATATTCATTTCAAGTAATTAGTTTTGATAGCTCTGAGAGTAATTCTTGGGCTGTCCATGCTACAGGAAAGATTTATCCTACCAATGTTGAGCGATTCCTAGGTCATGCTTCGCAAACGCAGCAGTCTCTAGAAACCATCGAAGAAATTCAATCTCGTTGTACTAAAAAAATTGAAAGTACAGAAATTTACCAGAATATATGGGATAGACAAGTTCAATTACGGGAGAGTTTTAGATGGATAGACCAAGTATGGTTAGGAGAGGGAGAAATTCTGTGTCAAATGAAAGTCCCTGAGACAGTGTTAGATGCGCTTAAGTATCAAATACATCCGGCCTTAATTGACTCATGCTTTCAGTCAGTGGCTGCACTTAACCTCAGTCTGTCGGATGACCAAAATGAAACTTTTGTGCCCTTCAGTATAGAGAAGTTTACTTTTTATCAGCGCCCTGAGAATGGTTCGCTTTGGTGTTATACCCGTGGATTGAAAGATGGAGCATCAGAGGAAAAACTGCTGAAAGCCGAAATACAATTATTTGACCAAACTGGGAAATTGGTGGCTCAGGTTAATGGTTTTGAGGGTAGGAAAGCGAATCCGGAAACCTTACTGAAGAGTCTAGATTCAGATTTAAGTGATTGGTTTTATGAAATCAACTGGGAAGCTCAACCCTTAACAAAAACTGCAAATGAAAATGGCTCTGGTAAATGGTTAGTATTTGCACTTACTGATGAATTGGTAGACTCGGTCGGGAAGTATCTAGAAGAGAGAGGACAGAACTATATTTGGGTATCCCCAGGTTCAGAGTATCAGCAATTAGATGCTCAACATTATCAAATTAATCCCACTGTAGCTGAACAATTTCCCAAACTGCTCCAAGATAATTCAGATATTAAGGGCATTTTGCATTTATGGGGTATAATAAATGAAGTTGAGGATTTACAAACAGCTCAACAACTTGGTTGTGCAACAGCGTTACATTTAGTGCAAGCCTTAGTTCAAGCTGGATTGACTAATGTAACACCGATGTGGTTAGTTACTCAAGGGACTCAGAGTATATTGGATGAAGCAGAAGTGGTGCAACCCCAACAAGGAACTCTATGGGGACTAGGGCGTGTTATTAGTCTAGAACACCCAGAATTAAGGTGTGGCCGAATAGACTTAGACCCCAAAACAAATGTTTCGGAAATGCTACCCAGTTTAGTAAATGAAGTATTTTATAAGAATAATGAAGACCAAATAGCAATTCGTCAGGGAGTCCGTTATGTAGCCAGATTAGTACGACAACAAAAGCCGAAATCGAGCTTAGAAGAAAAATTAGGATTAGAAAATCAACCACTAGAATTGAAGTTGTCTGAATATGGACTGATAGACAACCTCAAGTGGCAAGTAATGCAGCGCCGTCCTCCACAAGGGAATGAAGTAGAAATTCAAGTCAAAGCAGTGGGTTTAAACTTCCGAGATGTACTCAATTCCTTGGGGTTACTGAAAGAATATTATGCTCAGGTATTAGGTATTACTGACGTAGCTCAACTTAACTTGGGCTTAGAATGTGTAGGCGTTATTGCATCTGTGGGAGACAATGTGTCTCAGTGGCAGGTGGGAGATGAGGTGATGGCTTTGGTTCATAATGGGTTCAGTAGCTTTGTCACTACTCCGGCTGAGTTAGTGATGGCTAAACCGAAAAATCTGAGTTTTACGGAAGCAGCTACTTTACCATTGACTTTCGCTACAGCTTACTATGGATTACAACACTTAGCTAAAATTCAGCCAGGAGAGCGAGTATTAATTCATGCTGCTGCTGGTGGTGTAGGGCAAGCGGCAGTTCAAATCGCACTACAGACAGGAGCAGAAGTATTCGCGACTGCGAGTCCGCCTAAGTGGGAGTTTCTCAAGTCTATGGGCATTAAACACATAATGAACTCTCGCACTTTAGAGTTTGCTGATGAAATAATGAGTTTGACTCAGGGAAAAGGTGTAGATATAGTCTTAAATAGTCTGAATGGAGATTTCATTGATAAGAGTTTTGCTGTTTTGGCTACTCAAGGACGGTTTGTAGAAATTGGTAAAATAGGGATTTGGGAGCAACAACAGGTGATGCAGAAGCGACCAGATGCTGATTACTTTCCCTTTGATATTGGAGAGAGGATCCAACAACAACCAGGTTTAATTGCCAAAATTTCAGAGGAATTGAACCAGCAGTGTCAGCAAGGAAAACTGAAAGCATTATCTTATAAAGTATTTCCTAGTACAGAAATCAAAGCTGCCTTCCGATATATGCAGCAAGGTAAGCATATAGGAAAAGTGGTAGTTTCTATGCCAGAAACTGGAGATGAGCAAAAATCCATCAAACCAGAAGCAAGTTATTTAATTACAGGAGGTTTAGGAGCTTTAGGCTTAGAAGTAGCCCAATGGATGGTATCCGAGGGAGCCAAGTATATAGTATTAACTGGGCGTCGGAGTCCGAATGAAACTGCACAAAAAATCATAGAGGAGTTAGAAGCAGCAGGAGCATCAGTCAGTGTTTTGTTAGGGGATATTTCTACTCAAGAGTCTGTCATCAAAATCTTAGAGGGGATATCTGCTTCGTTACCTCCACTTAAAGGAGTGATTCATGCTGCTGGGGTGTTGGATGACGGGGTATTACAAAAGATGAGCTGGGATAGATTTACAAAAGTTATGGCTCCCAAGGTGTCAGGAACCTGGTATTTACATCAACTGACTCAGGATTTACCTTTAGATTTCTTTGTGTGTTTCTCGTCTATGGCTTCGATGTTGGGGAATTATGGTCAAGGAAACTATGCGGCGGCCAATGGTTTGATGGATGCGATCGCCCACTATCGCCGAGGTCAGGGTTTACCAGGATTAAGTATTAACTGGGGAGCATGGGCAACAGCAGGAATGGCTGCTCGTTTAGCAAGGGAACATCAAAATCGAATGCAGAGCAGTGGGGTAGTGGCAATTGAACCAGAATCAGGAATGCAAGCATTAGGTTCATTGTTATCAGGGTCTCAAAGCCAAGTAGGGGTGTTCCCTGTTAATTGGTCGGAGTTTTTTAGGCAGATGCCAGGATTGGCAAAGCTCCCATTTTTAGAAGCTTTTACCACAAAATCGGTAGAACAGAGTCAGAGCGGTCGAATTCTAGAACAGCTAAATTTAGCTTCAGATAGGGAACAAGAAAAGCTATTGACCTCTTATCTCCAAAGCAAAATTGCTCATATTATGGGTATGACAGTTTCTCAAATAGAGTTAGAAAAATCTCTAATTATGATGGGACTTGACTCATTGATGGCTGTGGAATTGCGAAATCAGATTCAAATTGAGCTGCGAGTCGATATTCCAGCCACCATATTTATGGAAGGAATCACCATTATAGCTCTAGCAAATGAGATTAAGCAACAACTGATCATTAAAACAGATAAAAATAAAATTATTGAGCCAGATAACGTCAAAGATACTAATTGGATAGAGGTAGAACTATGA